One stretch of Punica granatum isolate Tunisia-2019 chromosome 5, ASM765513v2, whole genome shotgun sequence DNA includes these proteins:
- the LOC116208414 gene encoding G-type lectin S-receptor-like serine/threonine-protein kinase At1g11410 isoform X3, whose product MDASTLIWLFSLHTFLLLLHRSHCKTLTTINPSLALYDGDILISDNKNFALGFFSPGNSTRRFVGTWYNKVSERTVFWVANIDRPINDTSGVLSIDSHGDLVLHCCSNGSSPLWSTNVRTTVSDNATTAQLQDTGNLILLQRPSNRVLWQSFDYPTDTMSPFMKLGLDWRTGKDRFLTSWKSKDDPGPGNFTYRFDPTGYPQIFLYKNAAPLWRTGPWTGLRWSGLFGMSSNYIFNFSFVNDHEEVSFSYWMRNASIFSRLVIEPSCTIQRSTWHTRDGRWNELWSSPVEDCDYYMACGPNSNCNPYNAEQFRCTCLPGFEPRSPADWFLRDGSGGCIRSPGASTCRSGEGFVKVALVKVPETSRAYVDMDLSLKECEQECLKNCSCTAYTSADERNGGFGCLAWYGDLLDIRTFSNIGQDLYIRVDAASLAHLTEKNGSPGKWLIGVIVSAGVILVLLIVLFIMKKRHRRTRPSATTSAAHYWVDESRNVQDLKYDSRTSDLPFFDLNTIATATNNFSFINKLGPGGFGSVYKGVLDDGKEIAVKRLSKSSGQGIEEFKNEVTLIARLQHRNLVKILGCCIQEDEKMLIYEYLPNKSLDSFLFDEDKKALLDWRKRFAIASGIARGILYLHQDSRLRIIHRDLKTSNVLLDDSMNPKISDFGMARICRGDQIQGNTRRVVGT is encoded by the exons ATGGATGCTTCCACACTGATATGGCTCTTCTCCCTTCACACTTTCCTTCTACTCCTCCACCGATCCCACTGCAAAACCTTAACCACAATCAACCCGAGCCTTGCCCTTTATGACGGCGACATTCTGATCTCTGACAACAAGAACTTCGCACTTGGGTTCTTCAGCCCTGGAAATTCTACCCGCCGCTTCGTTGGCACTTG GTACAACAAGGTTAGTGAACGTACAGTTTTCTGGGTTGCTAACATAGACAGGCCAATCAACGACACCTCTGGGGTTCTCTCAATCGACTCCCATGGAGACCTTGTCCTCCACTGCTGCAGCAACGGAAGCTCACCCCTTTGGTCCACCAATGTGCGGACGACAGTTTCAGACAATGCCACAACTGCTCAGCTACAAGACACAGGCAACTTAATTTTGCTCCAACGGCCAAGCAATCGTGTCCTGTGGCAGAGCTTTGATTACCCCACAGATACCATGAGCCCTTTCATGAAACTTGGGCTGGACTGGAGAACCGGCAAGGACCGATTCCTGACCTCTTGGAAGTCCAAGGATGACCCAGGACCGGGGAATTTCACATACAGGTTCGACCCAACAGGTTACCCGCAAATATTTCTCTACAAGAATGCGGCTCCACTTTGGCGGACAGGGCCATGGACGGGCCTGCGTTGGAGCGGCCTCTTCGGCATGAGCAGCAATTACATCTTCAACTTCAGCTTTGTGAATGACCATGAAGAGGTCTCATTTTCCTATTGGATGAGGAATGCTTCGATCTTCTCCAGGTTGGTCATAGAACCCAGCTGCACGATCCAGCGGTCCACTTGGCATACCCGGGATGGCCGGTGGAATGAGTTATGGAGTTCACCTGTGGAAGATTGCGACTACTACATGGCTTGCGGGCCTAACAGCAACTGCAACCCATATAACGCAGAACAGTTCAGATGTACTTGCCTTCCAGGGTTTGAGCCCAGGTCGCCGGCAGATTGGTTCCTCAGGGATGGGTCTGGTGGATGCATAAGGTCCCCTGGGGCCTCTACATGCCGGAGCGGAGAAGGATTTGTCAAGGTGGCCCTTGTGAAAGTCCCCGAAACTTCCCGAGCCTATGTCGACATGGACTTGAGCCTCAAAGAGTGCGAGCAGGAGTGCCTGAAGAACTGTTCATGCACAGCCTACACAAGCGCTGATGAGAGAAATGGAGGCTTTGGGTGCTTGGCATGGTACGGTGATCTGCTGGATATAAGGACATTTTCTAATATTGGGCAGGATTTATATATACGGGTTGATGCAGCCAGTTTAG CTCATTTGACGGAGAAGAATGGATCTCCTGGGAAGTGGTTAATAGGGGTAATTGTATCAGCTGGAGTGATTCTGGTGTTGCTCATCGTCTTGTTTATAATGAAGAAAAGGCACC GGAGAACAAGGCCTTCAGCTACAACAAGCGCTGCACATTATTGGGTTGATGAATCTCGGAATGTGCAGGACCTCAAATATGACAGCAGAACCTCGGATTTGCCATTCTTTGATCTAAACACCATAGCCACTGCCacaaacaatttttctttcatcaaCAAGCTCGGGCCAGGTGGATTTGGTTCCGTTTATAAG GGAGTACTTGATGATGGAAAGGAAATAGCGGTTAAGAGATTGTCGAAATCTTCAGGGCAAGGAATCGAAGAGTTTAAGAATGAGGTCACGTTGATTGCTAGGCTGCAGCACAGGAATCTCGTGAAGATACTAGGCTGCTGTATCCAAGAAGACGAGAAAATGCTGATTTATGAATACCTGCCAAATAAAAGCTTGGACTCATTTCTTTTTG ATGAAGATAAGAAGGCTCTGCTCGACTGGAGAAAGCGCTTTGCGATCGCTTCTGGAATAGCTCGAGGGATCTTGTACTTACACCAGGATTCAAGGTTGAGAATCATCCACCGGGATCTGAAAACAAGTAACGTGCTGCTCGACGATTCAATGAACCCAAAAATCTCTGATTTTGGCATGGCTAGGATATGCAGAGGGGACCAGATCCAAGGAAATACCAGAAGAGTCGTGGGGACGTA G
- the LOC116208414 gene encoding G-type lectin S-receptor-like serine/threonine-protein kinase At1g11410 isoform X2: MDASTLIWLFSLHTFLLLLHRSHCKTLTTINPSLALYDGDILISDNKNFALGFFSPGNSTRRFVGTWYNKVSERTVFWVANIDRPINDTSGVLSIDSHGDLVLHCCSNGSSPLWSTNVRTTVSDNATTAQLQDTGNLILLQRPSNRVLWQSFDYPTDTMSPFMKLGLDWRTGKDRFLTSWKSKDDPGPGNFTYRFDPTGYPQIFLYKNAAPLWRTGPWTGLRWSGLFGMSSNYIFNFSFVNDHEEVSFSYWMRNASIFSRLVIEPSCTIQRSTWHTRDGRWNELWSSPVEDCDYYMACGPNSNCNPYNAEQFRCTCLPGFEPRSPADWFLRDGSGGCIRSPGASTCRSGEGFVKVALVKVPETSRAYVDMDLSLKECEQECLKNCSCTAYTSADERNGGFGCLAWYGDLLDIRTFSNIGQDLYIRVDAASLAHLTEKNGSPGKWLIGVIVSAGVILVLLIVLFIMKKRHRRTRPSATTSAAHYWVDESRNVQDLKYDSRTSDLPFFDLNTIATATNNFSFINKLGPGGFGSVYKGVLDDGKEIAVKRLSKSSGQGIEEFKNEVTLIARLQHRNLVKILGCCIQEDEKMLIYEYLPNKSLDSFLFDEDKKALLDWRKRFAIASGIARGILYLHQDSRLRIIHRDLKTSNVLLDDSMNPKISDFGMARICRGDQIQGNTRRVVGTYGYMSPEYAMQGLGVVERRIVLGHC; encoded by the exons ATGGATGCTTCCACACTGATATGGCTCTTCTCCCTTCACACTTTCCTTCTACTCCTCCACCGATCCCACTGCAAAACCTTAACCACAATCAACCCGAGCCTTGCCCTTTATGACGGCGACATTCTGATCTCTGACAACAAGAACTTCGCACTTGGGTTCTTCAGCCCTGGAAATTCTACCCGCCGCTTCGTTGGCACTTG GTACAACAAGGTTAGTGAACGTACAGTTTTCTGGGTTGCTAACATAGACAGGCCAATCAACGACACCTCTGGGGTTCTCTCAATCGACTCCCATGGAGACCTTGTCCTCCACTGCTGCAGCAACGGAAGCTCACCCCTTTGGTCCACCAATGTGCGGACGACAGTTTCAGACAATGCCACAACTGCTCAGCTACAAGACACAGGCAACTTAATTTTGCTCCAACGGCCAAGCAATCGTGTCCTGTGGCAGAGCTTTGATTACCCCACAGATACCATGAGCCCTTTCATGAAACTTGGGCTGGACTGGAGAACCGGCAAGGACCGATTCCTGACCTCTTGGAAGTCCAAGGATGACCCAGGACCGGGGAATTTCACATACAGGTTCGACCCAACAGGTTACCCGCAAATATTTCTCTACAAGAATGCGGCTCCACTTTGGCGGACAGGGCCATGGACGGGCCTGCGTTGGAGCGGCCTCTTCGGCATGAGCAGCAATTACATCTTCAACTTCAGCTTTGTGAATGACCATGAAGAGGTCTCATTTTCCTATTGGATGAGGAATGCTTCGATCTTCTCCAGGTTGGTCATAGAACCCAGCTGCACGATCCAGCGGTCCACTTGGCATACCCGGGATGGCCGGTGGAATGAGTTATGGAGTTCACCTGTGGAAGATTGCGACTACTACATGGCTTGCGGGCCTAACAGCAACTGCAACCCATATAACGCAGAACAGTTCAGATGTACTTGCCTTCCAGGGTTTGAGCCCAGGTCGCCGGCAGATTGGTTCCTCAGGGATGGGTCTGGTGGATGCATAAGGTCCCCTGGGGCCTCTACATGCCGGAGCGGAGAAGGATTTGTCAAGGTGGCCCTTGTGAAAGTCCCCGAAACTTCCCGAGCCTATGTCGACATGGACTTGAGCCTCAAAGAGTGCGAGCAGGAGTGCCTGAAGAACTGTTCATGCACAGCCTACACAAGCGCTGATGAGAGAAATGGAGGCTTTGGGTGCTTGGCATGGTACGGTGATCTGCTGGATATAAGGACATTTTCTAATATTGGGCAGGATTTATATATACGGGTTGATGCAGCCAGTTTAG CTCATTTGACGGAGAAGAATGGATCTCCTGGGAAGTGGTTAATAGGGGTAATTGTATCAGCTGGAGTGATTCTGGTGTTGCTCATCGTCTTGTTTATAATGAAGAAAAGGCACC GGAGAACAAGGCCTTCAGCTACAACAAGCGCTGCACATTATTGGGTTGATGAATCTCGGAATGTGCAGGACCTCAAATATGACAGCAGAACCTCGGATTTGCCATTCTTTGATCTAAACACCATAGCCACTGCCacaaacaatttttctttcatcaaCAAGCTCGGGCCAGGTGGATTTGGTTCCGTTTATAAG GGAGTACTTGATGATGGAAAGGAAATAGCGGTTAAGAGATTGTCGAAATCTTCAGGGCAAGGAATCGAAGAGTTTAAGAATGAGGTCACGTTGATTGCTAGGCTGCAGCACAGGAATCTCGTGAAGATACTAGGCTGCTGTATCCAAGAAGACGAGAAAATGCTGATTTATGAATACCTGCCAAATAAAAGCTTGGACTCATTTCTTTTTG ATGAAGATAAGAAGGCTCTGCTCGACTGGAGAAAGCGCTTTGCGATCGCTTCTGGAATAGCTCGAGGGATCTTGTACTTACACCAGGATTCAAGGTTGAGAATCATCCACCGGGATCTGAAAACAAGTAACGTGCTGCTCGACGATTCAATGAACCCAAAAATCTCTGATTTTGGCATGGCTAGGATATGCAGAGGGGACCAGATCCAAGGAAATACCAGAAGAGTCGTGGGGACGTA TGGTTACATGTCACCGGAGTACGCGATGCAAg GTTTGGGAGTTGTGGAAAGAAGGATCGTGCTTGGACATTGTTGA
- the LOC116208411 gene encoding G-type lectin S-receptor-like serine/threonine-protein kinase At1g11410 isoform X2, with amino-acid sequence MRAGEGLGAWHARLTEKKGSHRKWSMGAIISAGVIVVLLLSIFLFIMKKRRGRRRLSAASSAAYFHDDESQSVQDLKDSGKSDLPFFDLSTIAAATNNFSFINKLGQGGFGSVYKGVLDNGKEIAVKRLSKSSGQGIEEFKTEVTLIARLQHRNLVKILGCCIQGEEKMLIYEYLPNKSLDSFLFDEEKRSMLDWRKRLEIATGIARGILYLHQDSRLRIIHRDLKASNVLLDAYMNPKISDFGMARICGGDQVEGNTRRVVGTYGYMSPEYAMEGQFSIKSDVYSFGVLLLEIISGKRNSSFYQGNSSSNLIGHVWESWKEGSCLDIVDQSIGDAYSEQEVLRCIQIGLLCVQEFALDRPTMSTVVFMLGNNATLPSPKQPAFAFKRTPGRADTSSSGERTNSVNDMSITAVEAR; translated from the exons ATGAGAGCAGGGGAGGGTTTGGGTGCTTGGCATG CTCGTTTGACGGAGAAGAAAGGTTCTCATCGGAAGTGGTCTATGGGGGCAATCATATCTGCTGGCGTGATAGTGGTGTTGCTGCTCTCGATCTTCTTGTTTataatgaagaagaggagag GGAGAAGGAGGCTGTCTGCTGCCTCAAGTGCTGCATATTTTCATGATGATGAATCTCAGAGCGTGCAGGATCTCAAAGACAGTGGAAAATCAGATTTGCCATTCTTTGATCTCAGCACTATAGCTGCTGCCACGAACAATTTCTCTTTCATCAACAAGCTTGGCCAAGGTGGATTCGGCTCCGTTTATAAG GGAGTACTCGATAATGGAAAGGAAATAGCAGTTAAGAGATTGTCGAAATCCTCGGGACAAGGGATTGAAGAGTTTAAGACCGAGGTCACATTGATCGCTAGGCTGCAGCATAGAAATCTTGTGAAAATTCTTGGCTGCTGTATTCAAGGAGAGGAGAAAATGTTGATTTATGAATACTTGCCAAACAAAAGCTTGGACTCATTTCTTTTCG ATGAAGAGAAGAGATCTATGCTTGACTGGAGAAAACGTTTGGAAATTGCTACCGGGATAGCTCGAGGAATCTTGTACTTACACCAGGATTCGAGGTTGAGAATCATCCACAGGGATTTGAAAGCGAGCAACGTCTTGCTCGACGCTTACATGAATCCAAAAATCTCTGATTTCGGCATGGCGAGGATATGCGGAGGGGACCAAGTAGAAGGAAATACTAGACGAGTTGTTGGGACGTA CGGTTACATGTCACCAGAGTACGCTATGGAGGGGCAGTTTTCAATAAAATCTGATGTTTACAGCTTCGGAGTTTTGTTGTTGGAGATCATTTCTGGAAAAAGAAACAGCAGCTTTTACCAGGGGAATTCTTCTTCCAACCTGATTGGCCAT GTATGGGAGTCATGGAAAGAAGGATCGTGCTTGGACATTGTCGACCAATCAATAGGGGACGCGTATTCTGAGCAAGAAGTCCTGAGATGCATCCAGATCGGATTGCTGTGCGTGCAAGAATTTGCACTGGATAGACCAACTATGTCCACAGTTGTGTTCATGCTGGGGAACAATGCAACACTTCCTTCTCCGAAGCAGCCCGCTTTTGCTTTCAAGAGGACACCCGGCAGAGCCGACACCTCTTCTTCTGGTGAAAGGACCAACTCAGTAAACGACATGTCCATTACTGCTGTCGAAGCTCGTTGA
- the LOC116208411 gene encoding G-type lectin S-receptor-like serine/threonine-protein kinase At1g11410 isoform X1 produces the protein MAASTQLLLFFLHSLLLLLQRSHSKTFNTINPSLPLHDGDVLLSENKNFAFGFFSPGNSTRRFIGIWYHKVSEQTVFWVANRDRPINDTSGVLSINSHGHLVLSCCSNGSSPLWSTTMSTKNSGNATTSAQLQDTGNFILLEKNSNRVLWQSFDYLTDTMMPFMKLGLDRRTGMDRFLTSWKSKDDPAPGNFSYRINPMGFPQLFLYKSGVVPHWRAGPWTGLRWSGVPQMINPYIFNVSFVNDQEEVSILYGLRNESIISRMVLDPSGLIQRSTWHDKGGRWTQFWAAPMEQCDYYGDCGPNSNCNPYNTDQFACTCLPGFEPRSPADWFLRDGSGGCVRSPGASTCQSGEGFIKLARVKVPDTSQAQADMSMSLKECERECLKNCSCTAYTTADESRGGFGCLAWYDDLLDIRTFADVGQDLYIRVDAAVLARLTEKKGSHRKWSMGAIISAGVIVVLLLSIFLFIMKKRRGRRRLSAASSAAYFHDDESQSVQDLKDSGKSDLPFFDLSTIAAATNNFSFINKLGQGGFGSVYKGVLDNGKEIAVKRLSKSSGQGIEEFKTEVTLIARLQHRNLVKILGCCIQGEEKMLIYEYLPNKSLDSFLFDEEKRSMLDWRKRLEIATGIARGILYLHQDSRLRIIHRDLKASNVLLDAYMNPKISDFGMARICGGDQVEGNTRRVVGTYGYMSPEYAMEGQFSIKSDVYSFGVLLLEIISGKRNSSFYQGNSSSNLIGHVWESWKEGSCLDIVDQSIGDAYSEQEVLRCIQIGLLCVQEFALDRPTMSTVVFMLGNNATLPSPKQPAFAFKRTPGRADTSSSGERTNSVNDMSITAVEAR, from the exons ATGGCTGCTTCGACACAGTTACTGCTCTTCTTTCTCCACTCTTTGCTTCTACTCCTCCAGCGATCCCACAGCAAAACCTTCAACACAATCAACCCAAGCCTTCCCCTTCATGACGGCGACGTTTTGCTCTCTGAGAACAAGAACTTCGCCTTCGGGTTCTTCAGCCCCGGAAATTCTACCCGCCGCTTCATTGGAATTTG GTACCACAAGGTCAGTGAGCAGACAGTTTTCTGGGTGGCCAACAGAGACAGGCCAATCAACGACACCTCTGGGGTTCTCTCAATCAACTCCCATGGACACCTTGTTCTCAGTTGTTGCAGCAATGGAAGCTCACCCCTTTGGTCCACAACCATGTCAACAAAAAATTCGGGAAATGCCACCACCAGTGCTCAGCTTCAAGACACAGGCAACTTTATTCTGCTCGAAAAGAATAGCAATCGTGTTTTGTGGCAGAGCTTTGATTACCTGACAGATACCATGATGCCTTTCATGAAACTCGGGCTGGACAGAAGAACCGGCATGGATCGATTCCTGACTTCTTGGAAGTCCAAGGATGACCCAGCACCGGGGAATTTCTCATATAGGATCAACCCAATGGGTTTCCCTCAACTATTTCTCTACAAAAGCGGGGTGGTGCCGCACTGGAGGGCAGGGCCATGGACGGGGCTCCGTTGGAGTGGCGTGCCCCAGATGATCAACCCCTACATCTTCAACGTCAGCTTTGTGAATGACCAGGAAGAGGTCTCGATTTTGTATGGGTTAAGGAACGAATCGATCATCTCGAGGATGGTGCTGGACCCATCAGGCCTGATCCAGCGCTCTACCTGGCATGACAAGGGTGGCCGGTGGACCCAATTCTGGGCTGCCCCCATGGAGCAGTGCGACTATTATGGGGATTGTGGACCTAATAGCAACTGCAACCCCTACAACACGGATCAGTTTGCTTGCACTTGCCTCCCTGGATTTGAGCCCAGGTCACCAGCAGATTGGTTCCTTAGAGATGGGTCTGGCGGATGTGTGAGGTCCCCTGGGGCCTCCACATGCCAGAGTGGAGAAGGGTTCATCAAATTGGCCCGTGTAAAGGTCCCAGACACTTCTCAGGCCCAAGCTGACATGAGCATGAGCCTCAAAGAGTGTGAGCGAGAGTGCTTGAAGAACTGCTCTTGCACCGCCTATACGACCGCTGATGAGAGCAGGGGAGGGTTTGGGTGCTTGGCATGGTACGATGATCTTTTAGACATAAGGACATTTGCTGATGTAGGACAGGACTTATATATACGCGTTGATGCAGCCGTTTTAG CTCGTTTGACGGAGAAGAAAGGTTCTCATCGGAAGTGGTCTATGGGGGCAATCATATCTGCTGGCGTGATAGTGGTGTTGCTGCTCTCGATCTTCTTGTTTataatgaagaagaggagag GGAGAAGGAGGCTGTCTGCTGCCTCAAGTGCTGCATATTTTCATGATGATGAATCTCAGAGCGTGCAGGATCTCAAAGACAGTGGAAAATCAGATTTGCCATTCTTTGATCTCAGCACTATAGCTGCTGCCACGAACAATTTCTCTTTCATCAACAAGCTTGGCCAAGGTGGATTCGGCTCCGTTTATAAG GGAGTACTCGATAATGGAAAGGAAATAGCAGTTAAGAGATTGTCGAAATCCTCGGGACAAGGGATTGAAGAGTTTAAGACCGAGGTCACATTGATCGCTAGGCTGCAGCATAGAAATCTTGTGAAAATTCTTGGCTGCTGTATTCAAGGAGAGGAGAAAATGTTGATTTATGAATACTTGCCAAACAAAAGCTTGGACTCATTTCTTTTCG ATGAAGAGAAGAGATCTATGCTTGACTGGAGAAAACGTTTGGAAATTGCTACCGGGATAGCTCGAGGAATCTTGTACTTACACCAGGATTCGAGGTTGAGAATCATCCACAGGGATTTGAAAGCGAGCAACGTCTTGCTCGACGCTTACATGAATCCAAAAATCTCTGATTTCGGCATGGCGAGGATATGCGGAGGGGACCAAGTAGAAGGAAATACTAGACGAGTTGTTGGGACGTA CGGTTACATGTCACCAGAGTACGCTATGGAGGGGCAGTTTTCAATAAAATCTGATGTTTACAGCTTCGGAGTTTTGTTGTTGGAGATCATTTCTGGAAAAAGAAACAGCAGCTTTTACCAGGGGAATTCTTCTTCCAACCTGATTGGCCAT GTATGGGAGTCATGGAAAGAAGGATCGTGCTTGGACATTGTCGACCAATCAATAGGGGACGCGTATTCTGAGCAAGAAGTCCTGAGATGCATCCAGATCGGATTGCTGTGCGTGCAAGAATTTGCACTGGATAGACCAACTATGTCCACAGTTGTGTTCATGCTGGGGAACAATGCAACACTTCCTTCTCCGAAGCAGCCCGCTTTTGCTTTCAAGAGGACACCCGGCAGAGCCGACACCTCTTCTTCTGGTGAAAGGACCAACTCAGTAAACGACATGTCCATTACTGCTGTCGAAGCTCGTTGA
- the LOC116208414 gene encoding G-type lectin S-receptor-like serine/threonine-protein kinase At1g11410 isoform X1 translates to MDASTLIWLFSLHTFLLLLHRSHCKTLTTINPSLALYDGDILISDNKNFALGFFSPGNSTRRFVGTWYNKVSERTVFWVANIDRPINDTSGVLSIDSHGDLVLHCCSNGSSPLWSTNVRTTVSDNATTAQLQDTGNLILLQRPSNRVLWQSFDYPTDTMSPFMKLGLDWRTGKDRFLTSWKSKDDPGPGNFTYRFDPTGYPQIFLYKNAAPLWRTGPWTGLRWSGLFGMSSNYIFNFSFVNDHEEVSFSYWMRNASIFSRLVIEPSCTIQRSTWHTRDGRWNELWSSPVEDCDYYMACGPNSNCNPYNAEQFRCTCLPGFEPRSPADWFLRDGSGGCIRSPGASTCRSGEGFVKVALVKVPETSRAYVDMDLSLKECEQECLKNCSCTAYTSADERNGGFGCLAWYGDLLDIRTFSNIGQDLYIRVDAASLAHLTEKNGSPGKWLIGVIVSAGVILVLLIVLFIMKKRHRRTRPSATTSAAHYWVDESRNVQDLKYDSRTSDLPFFDLNTIATATNNFSFINKLGPGGFGSVYKGVLDDGKEIAVKRLSKSSGQGIEEFKNEVTLIARLQHRNLVKILGCCIQEDEKMLIYEYLPNKSLDSFLFDEDKKALLDWRKRFAIASGIARGILYLHQDSRLRIIHRDLKTSNVLLDDSMNPKISDFGMARICRGDQIQGNTRRVVGTYGYMSPEYAMQGFFSIKSDVYSFGVMMLEIISGKRNSSYQDNSSCNLIGRVWELWKEGSCLDIVDPLMGNMYPDDEVLRCIQIGLLCVQEFAMDRPTMSAVVFMLENNVRLPSPKQPAFAFTRIPGRAGTSSSNERSNSVNNMSLTVVKAR, encoded by the exons ATGGATGCTTCCACACTGATATGGCTCTTCTCCCTTCACACTTTCCTTCTACTCCTCCACCGATCCCACTGCAAAACCTTAACCACAATCAACCCGAGCCTTGCCCTTTATGACGGCGACATTCTGATCTCTGACAACAAGAACTTCGCACTTGGGTTCTTCAGCCCTGGAAATTCTACCCGCCGCTTCGTTGGCACTTG GTACAACAAGGTTAGTGAACGTACAGTTTTCTGGGTTGCTAACATAGACAGGCCAATCAACGACACCTCTGGGGTTCTCTCAATCGACTCCCATGGAGACCTTGTCCTCCACTGCTGCAGCAACGGAAGCTCACCCCTTTGGTCCACCAATGTGCGGACGACAGTTTCAGACAATGCCACAACTGCTCAGCTACAAGACACAGGCAACTTAATTTTGCTCCAACGGCCAAGCAATCGTGTCCTGTGGCAGAGCTTTGATTACCCCACAGATACCATGAGCCCTTTCATGAAACTTGGGCTGGACTGGAGAACCGGCAAGGACCGATTCCTGACCTCTTGGAAGTCCAAGGATGACCCAGGACCGGGGAATTTCACATACAGGTTCGACCCAACAGGTTACCCGCAAATATTTCTCTACAAGAATGCGGCTCCACTTTGGCGGACAGGGCCATGGACGGGCCTGCGTTGGAGCGGCCTCTTCGGCATGAGCAGCAATTACATCTTCAACTTCAGCTTTGTGAATGACCATGAAGAGGTCTCATTTTCCTATTGGATGAGGAATGCTTCGATCTTCTCCAGGTTGGTCATAGAACCCAGCTGCACGATCCAGCGGTCCACTTGGCATACCCGGGATGGCCGGTGGAATGAGTTATGGAGTTCACCTGTGGAAGATTGCGACTACTACATGGCTTGCGGGCCTAACAGCAACTGCAACCCATATAACGCAGAACAGTTCAGATGTACTTGCCTTCCAGGGTTTGAGCCCAGGTCGCCGGCAGATTGGTTCCTCAGGGATGGGTCTGGTGGATGCATAAGGTCCCCTGGGGCCTCTACATGCCGGAGCGGAGAAGGATTTGTCAAGGTGGCCCTTGTGAAAGTCCCCGAAACTTCCCGAGCCTATGTCGACATGGACTTGAGCCTCAAAGAGTGCGAGCAGGAGTGCCTGAAGAACTGTTCATGCACAGCCTACACAAGCGCTGATGAGAGAAATGGAGGCTTTGGGTGCTTGGCATGGTACGGTGATCTGCTGGATATAAGGACATTTTCTAATATTGGGCAGGATTTATATATACGGGTTGATGCAGCCAGTTTAG CTCATTTGACGGAGAAGAATGGATCTCCTGGGAAGTGGTTAATAGGGGTAATTGTATCAGCTGGAGTGATTCTGGTGTTGCTCATCGTCTTGTTTATAATGAAGAAAAGGCACC GGAGAACAAGGCCTTCAGCTACAACAAGCGCTGCACATTATTGGGTTGATGAATCTCGGAATGTGCAGGACCTCAAATATGACAGCAGAACCTCGGATTTGCCATTCTTTGATCTAAACACCATAGCCACTGCCacaaacaatttttctttcatcaaCAAGCTCGGGCCAGGTGGATTTGGTTCCGTTTATAAG GGAGTACTTGATGATGGAAAGGAAATAGCGGTTAAGAGATTGTCGAAATCTTCAGGGCAAGGAATCGAAGAGTTTAAGAATGAGGTCACGTTGATTGCTAGGCTGCAGCACAGGAATCTCGTGAAGATACTAGGCTGCTGTATCCAAGAAGACGAGAAAATGCTGATTTATGAATACCTGCCAAATAAAAGCTTGGACTCATTTCTTTTTG ATGAAGATAAGAAGGCTCTGCTCGACTGGAGAAAGCGCTTTGCGATCGCTTCTGGAATAGCTCGAGGGATCTTGTACTTACACCAGGATTCAAGGTTGAGAATCATCCACCGGGATCTGAAAACAAGTAACGTGCTGCTCGACGATTCAATGAACCCAAAAATCTCTGATTTTGGCATGGCTAGGATATGCAGAGGGGACCAGATCCAAGGAAATACCAGAAGAGTCGTGGGGACGTA TGGTTACATGTCACCGGAGTACGCGATGCAAggttttttttcaataaaatctGATGTTTACAGTTTCGGAGTCATGATGTTGGAGATCATTTCTGGGAAGAGAAATAGCAGCTATCAGGATAATTCATCTTGTAACCTAATTGGCCGT GTTTGGGAGTTGTGGAAAGAAGGATCGTGCTTGGACATTGTTGACCCATTAATGGGCAATATGTATCCTGACGATGAGGTCCTCAGATGCATCCAGATCGGGTTGCTTTGCGTGCAAGAATTCGCAATGGATAGGCCGACCATGTCTGCAGTTGTGTTCATGTTGGAGAACAACGTGAGGCTTCCTTCTCCGAAGCAGCCTGCTTTTGCTTTTACAAGGATACCGGGCAGAGCCGGCACCTCTTCATCAAATGAAAGATCCAACTCAGTAAACAACATGTCCCTTACTGTTGTCAAAGCTCGTTGA